One Lycium barbarum isolate Lr01 chromosome 5, ASM1917538v2, whole genome shotgun sequence genomic window carries:
- the LOC132641884 gene encoding F-box/FBD/LRR-repeat protein At1g13570-like produces MSPSGQKRACQSVPVDILSILPDKAIDNILMRLPLREAVRTSILAKTWRYIWCRLPQLELDESLWNLSQSSDPTPRFKDIVYHFLTLHEGPVTKFTFSIPNLKSYPKLDNLIYFLSRNDIQHLVLELPPVPGDRYKLPSSIFTCLQLRNLTLESCLIPLPPSAFKGFDKLISLELSYVKIPSKFLKSLISSCPLLDKLVLRIAESSYVIEINAPMLKSFHFFGDIRCICLKTIPRLSKLSLWCCEYLERSGKFDIAKFFEPISGLDDLHLDNHCVEFLARAGGAVSKRLPFDLNCVKHLYLHCSYLGKLDIISCAFCLIRSFPCLQYMEIQVVDYNDNNIPALECLEVEAFSDVIFDHLREVKLRNTVGSKREMQLIKLLLAKSPVLVKMVIEASWFVKTSATIKILKELTKFQRASPKAEVVYR; encoded by the exons ATGTCTCCTAGTGGCCAAAAACGTGCTTGTCAAAGCGTTCCTGTGGATATACTTAGTATCCTTCCTGATAAAGCAATCGATAACATTCTAATGCGTTTGCCTTTACGAGAAGCTGTAAGGACTAGCATCTTAGCCAAGACTTGGAGATATATATGGTGCAGGCTTCCACAGTTGGAACTTGATGAATCTCTTTGGAACCTGTCACAAAGTTCTGACCCTACTCCTCGATTTAAAGACATTGTCTATCACTTTTTGACCCTTCACGAAGGACCAGTTACTAAGTTTACCTTCTCCATTCCTAATCTTAAGAGCTATCCTAAGCTTGACAACTTGATATATTTTCTCTCTAGAAATGACATTCAACATCTTGTTCTTGAACTTCCTCCGGTCCCGGGTGACAGATACAAGTTGCCTTCTTCAATTTTCACATGTTTGCAGTTGAGGAATTTGACTCTTGAGAGTTGCTTAATACCGCTTCCTCCATCAGCCTTCAAAGGATTTGATAAGTTAATCAGCCTGGAATTATCTTACGTCAAAATTCCTTCTAAGTTTCTCAAAAGTTTAATTTCTAGTTGCCCGCTGCTTGACAAGTTGGTGCTTCGAATAGCAGAAAGTTCATATGTTATTGAAATTAATGCTCCCATGCTGAAATCCTTTCATTTCTTTGGCGATATAAGATGTATCTGTTTGAAAACTATTCCTCGTTTGTCTAAACTTTCACTTTGGTGTTGTGAATATCTTGAGAGGTCGGGAAAGTTTGATATTGCCAAGTTTTTTGAGCCTATTTCTGGTCTTGACGATCTCCACTTGGATAACCATTGTGTCGAG TTTTTAGCAAGAGCTGGTGGAGCTGTATCAAAAAGGCTTCCCTTTGATCTTAATTGTGTCAAGCATCTTTACCTACATTGTTCATATCTGGGTAAATTGGACATCATCTCATGTGCTTTTTGCTTGATTAGAAGCTTCCCGTGTTTGCAATATATGGAAATTCAG GTGGTTGATTACAATGATAATAATATTCCAGCACTAGAATGTCTTGAAGTGGAAGCTTTTTCAGATGTCATATTTGATCACCTTAGGGAGGTTAAGCTAAGAAATACTGTGGGCTCAAAGCGTGAGATGCAGCTTATCAAGCTTCTGTTAGCCAAGTCTCCTGTGCTGGTGAAGATGGTAATTGAGGCCTCTTGGTTTGTTAAAACATctgcaacaatcaaaatactgaAAGAGCTAACAAAATTTCAGCGTGCATCACCTAAAGCTGAAGTTGTCTATCGATAA